The Methanoculleus caldifontis genome includes the window CTCCCCTCCGGCGCGCTGCGGACGAGATCGCGGATCTTTTTCTCCTGTAAGGCCTGCCAGGCGTCAGGATCGCGGAAGAACCGGGTCACGCCGATGAGCAGTTCCTTTGCCAGGATCTCGGTCTCCTGCGGGTTTTCCTGGAGATAGCGGACGTAATCCTCGATCCGGGTCAGCTGGTGCAGCCCCATCCGGCGTTCGATACGACGCCGGATCGTGTTCTGCTTGTACATCGAGAAGTCCTGGCCGGTGCGCGTTCGGATGAGGATGAAGACCTTCTTCAGCCCGTCTACCATCGTTCTCGTCGGGGCTGCCGGTTCCCGGGCGATGGTGTCTGCGGAGCGGATGTAGGTCGTGAGCAGGCGCGGGAGTTCGGCCGCCGGTGCGACGTAGTCGGCAAGCCCGGTGGCGATGGCGTTCTCCGGCATACTGCTGTACGATGCGGAGGTGGGTTCCTGTACCAGCACCGCCCCTAATTTCTCTTTGATGGCCCGGACGCCCTGGGTTCCGTCGTGGCCCATCCCGGAGAGGACGATGCCGACTGCTCTGCCGTCCTGGTCTTCGGCGAGATACCGGAAGAAGAGGTCGATGGGCGTCCGGCTCATCCGCGTTGCCACCGGTTCAAGGAGGTTGAGGGTGCCGTGCAGGATGGCGAGGTCGGCGTTCGCCGGTTTGACGTAGACGGCGTTCGGCGCGACCGCCATGCCGTCTTCGGCCCACATCACCGGCATCTCCGTCACTCGCTGGATGAGTTCCGGGAGCATGCCTTTCTGGTTCGGGTCCATGTGCGTGACCAGCACGAATGCCATCCCGGTATCCGCCGGCATATGCGTGAAGAACTGCTCGAGCGCTTCAAGCCCTCCTGCGGATGCCCCTATCCCGACGATGGCGCGGAGAGCCTCGGGAGCCGGCACCGCGGGCATCTCCTGGCGTCCGTTCTCTTCTTCCGGTGAATCGTCCGTCTCTTCGCCTCTCATGTCCCTTCTCCTCTATGCAGGCGGCCCGCTCCACCGTTGTCGTACGCCGCAATTGCCGGGGGGTTTCCCGGGATGCTCCTCTCCCGGCATCGCCGGAAGGCCGTGCAGGGGTATTCGCGCCCCTGCGGCGCGCCGGGGTTCTGCATGCGTTCTGCCGGTACGATTGCAACGGCCAACCCCGTCTGAATGTTTCCGGATAACAGAGAAAAACAGCGGGGCATATTAGCTCATCGTGGTGTTCAAAGGGTTATCAAAGCTTCTCCGGGAGTCCCGATCAACGGCCCGCGGGCATGGGCACCGTTCCCGGCTCGCGGGTTTTGCCCTTTCATCTCCTCCGGAGTTGTGCTCCGGAGAGGGGGGTGCAGCGGGCCGATTGACGGCGGTTCCGGATGTGGTGCTCGATACCTGTGTCCGTGTCGGCGTTCTCTGCGTGACCGCAGGCCGGAGAGATGGACTCCGACTGATTTTGCGGCCGAATTCCGGGAGAGCCGGAGGCAGGGAGCGGGCCCGCAATCAGCGCGACGGCGTTGCGGGCGAAGTAGAAACTACAGTACTCCCTACGCCTCCCGCCCGTAATGCATCGTGAAGAGCGTCGTCTGCTCGTCCGCGTGGCAGGGGGAGTGGCAGCCGGGGGTGAATTCCGGGCCCAGGCATTCCGTGAAGAGCGCATGCCACTGGCTCTGCAGCATGTGATAATCGGTCCTCACACCGCGGGGCTGCGTGAGGAACGAGAGGACTTCCGTCATCAGGAAGAGGTCCACGCAGGCGACGGCCACGTCCACCGGGGCATCGTGCGAGAAGACCGCATCGATGACGCCCCCGTAGGACTGGTAGACCGAGAGCGCGAGGTCGGGGGAGTAGATCTCCGGGGTGTCGTTGTTCGCGTCCATCTCGAAGAGGACGAAGTGGTCGATCCAGGGTTTGAGCTGCGTGAGGTGGATCTTCTTCTGCTCGAGAGGCATGTGGTGGTAGGCAAGCGAGCTGACGGCGAGATCGAAACGGCGATCGATGCTGCCGGAACAGTCCTGGATCCGGTTGTTCACGGTCTTTATACGGACATCGGGGAATGCATCGCGGACGGTCTTCCCGGCGAGGGTGAGCATTGCAGGCGACGAATCGATGAGGAGGACCTCAGCAATCTCAGAGACCTTGCCGGTGTCTTGCAGGCGCCGTAACAGCGATACGGTGAGCCCTCCGTCGCCGCACCCGATGTCCATCATGGAGAACGGCGTATCGAATTGCGGCAGGGTGTTGCCGCACTGTGCGATGAACCGCTTTCGCGCCTCCCGCATCATGGGGACGCCGGCAAAGTGCATGAACGGGCGCGGGTCGGCAAACGCCACCGTGGGCATGGCGAGTTTGCCGTTGTGGCGCTCGAGAAAGCCGAGGAGGAAGCCCGCAGAGAGGAGATCCCTCTCTTCCTCCAGGGCAGCGGCGTTCAGCCATTCGATCCCTTCTGCGGCCCGTCCGTGGGCGGCAAGCACCGTCCCTGTGTAATAGTCGAAGGCGGAGAGCAGATTCGGCCGGATATCGGCGTCGTAGGTGCCCGGCGCAGTCCCGTTCCTGAGGACCTCATCTGCAAGGCCGGACCACTCCGCCGACTCCTGCGCTGAAAGGAAGAGCATGCTGATTGTATTTTGCCGGCAACCGGTATGAGCGTTCGTATTCTCTCCTGGATTCAGGATTCATGATACGGGAGAGCCGCGAGCAGGTGTTGGTGATGCCGGGGAGAAAGGTCGCTATATCAAGTTAAAACTTCAAAACAGTCGCAAAATGATGCTGCTATGGGGATTCGAACCCCAGTCGAGGGAGTGAGAGTCCCTCATGATTGGCCGGTCTACACTATAGCAGCGCGTTTGCACCTGAGTGCTCTACATTGTTCGATGTAATTCTATTTAAACCTATCTCATGGCCGTCGGTATCCGGTCCTCCCGGCAACCGGGTAATCGGAGCCGTATCCGGGCCGGGATCTCCCCGCCAATCCGCGATTTTCATCACAGACACCAATAAGTAGCTTCCCCGCATATCTGTACCGGCAGTAATGAGCAGTGTCGAAGAACAGATACGGGAACTTGAGGACGAGATCAAGAATACCCCGTACAACAAAGCGACCTCGAAGCACATCGGCCGCGTAAAGGCGAAACTCGCGAAGATTCGTGACGAAGCAGTAGTCCGGGCCATGGCCTCCTCAGGTGGGGGCGAGGGCTACTCCGTGAAGAAGTCGGGTGATGCCACTGTTGTCCTGGTCGGTTTCCCTTCCGTAGGTAAGAGTACGCTGCTCAACAGGCTCACCGGCTCTGATATAAGCGAGACGGCAGCCTATGCTTTCACGACCGTCTCCGTCATCCCGGGCTCGATGGAGCACCGGGGCGCAAAGATCCAGATCCTGGATATCCCCGGCCTGATCGCCGGCGCCGCCATGGGCAAGGGCCGCGGGAAAGAGGTGATCGCCGTCGTCCGGAGCGCGGACCTGATCCTGGTCCTGGTCGACGTCTTCAACGAGAAGCATGTCGACGTCCTCCTCCGCGAGCTCCACGACGCAGGGATCCGGATCAACCGCCCGAAACCCGATATCACCATCAAGAAGTCCGGGATCGGCGGTATCAGGCTGAACACCGTCGGCGCCGTCGACCTCGACATCGACGAGATCCGTTCGATCCTTGCAGAGAGCAAGATCGTCAACGCGGACGTCCTGATACGGAACGAGGTCAGCCAGGACGACTTCATCGACGCAATGATCGGCAACCGGGTCTACGTCCCCGCGTTCATCGCGGTCAACAAGGTCGACCTGGTCGACGAGAAGACGCGGGCAACGATCGAGGAAGAACTGGGCGAGCGGTTCGGTGACGCACCGATCATGGTCTCGGCGCACAGCGGCTACAACATCGAAGACCTCAAAGACGCCATATTCGAGAACCTGGGGTTCATGCGGGTCTACTTAAAGCCGGTCGGCGGCCCCGCGGACATGGACGAGCCGCTGATCGTCCGGAGCCCGGCGACCGTCGAGGATATCTGCAACCGGCTTCACCGGGACTTCGCGGACAAGTTCCGGTATGCAAAAGTCTGGGGGGACTCGGCCAAGCACGACGCGCAGCGTGTCGGCCTCACCCACACCCTCGCGGACGGGGACGTCCTCACCATCGTCACCCGCCGCTGATCACTTCTTTGAGGACCGCGAGCGGCGCGTCGGTCTTGAGGGCGGTGCCCGAATAGTGCGCGCGGCTCGCCCGGTAACCCCGGGCCACAAGCCGCGCGATCACCGTCTCGATGCTGCCGGGCGAGACCCGCAGCGATTTTGCCACGACATGGTAGTCGTAGTGGCTCGATGTCTCCAGTTCCTGCCGGCAGGTCGAAAGCAGCCGCGCGATCCGCTGCCCGGTCCGGGCCGTGACGGCGGGAAGCGCCTCCTGCATCGTGGAGAGGGTCGCGTCGTCGTTGATCCTCCCGGTCCAGAGCGGGCCGACAGGGACGAGTTTGGCCCCGCAGAGCGGGCACTCTTCCGGTTCGGGAAGCATCCCCATCTGCTCCGACCGGTAGAGGCAGCGCGGGCACTGCATCACGTAACCGAGCCTCGATAGCGACCGGTCGGCCGCCGCCGCCCCGTCCCGGATCCTGAGGTGCAGCCGGTGGAAGTGCTCGTGCGCGTAGCAGAAGAGGGGCTCCACCCCGCGGTCGTACTTGATCACCTCGCGCACCACAAAGCCGAGGAGCGTCCGGAGGCCGACTTCGGGGTGGTACTCGGTGTTCCGGGGCCGGGAGAAGTAGCGGCGCATCCCGGCCTTGAGGTGCGCTCCGCAGAGGGGCGCGGTGTCGGTCGCGGTGACGAAGAGGTACTTCCCGGCGCTCCGGGCCGCTGAGTCGACGAACGGCGCCGGCGTCCCGAAGGGGTCGAGGTCGACGGCGTTGAACTTCCGCTCGCTCATCAGCGCGTTCGCGTCGCCTCTGGTGACCTCGGCGCCGAGGCTCAGCGCTTCCACGTTCTGCCGGATGAGATCGACCGCTCTCTGGCTCCAGTCGTTGATCGTGACCGGGATACCCACTTCGTTCGCCACCCGGAGCCCCCGGACGCCGGATGCCCCCATGGCGTCGAGGTAGTTCTCCGGCCGCAGAACGGAGAGGAGAAGAACGGTAGAATCCCGGTTCAGTTCCATGCGCGAGTTGTAAAAGACCGGGCCGCTTCCCGGTGGGAACTGGAGGTTCGGATCCTGTCTTGGCACACAAAACCGGGTCTTTCCTTCCGTAACCTCAACGATATCCATGCTTCCGGAAAGGTGGATGCTCGATACCCTTATACCTTCTTATGAGTAATACTACTACTCCGATGTGTGGGCTTGTGGCCTAGCCTGGACATGGCGTCAGCCTCCTAAGCTGAATGCCGGGGGTTCAAATCCCCCCAAGCCCGTCCTTTTTCGTGATCCCCGTTCGTAAAACCTCTGGTTATTTATCGTCCGCGAAAGAACCTAACTCTTCGAGAATGAGCGCCGCTGCCTTTGTCAGGATCACCCGCCCGCACAACGCCGTCGTTGCCGGGCTTACCGCGCTCATCGGCTATCTCGTCGCGACCGGGACGCTCACGCCGCCGACGCTCCTGCTCGCCGTGGCCGTCGGACTCATCACCGCCGCGGGGAACGTCATCAACGATGTCTACGACGTCGAGATCGACCGGATCAACCGGCCCGACCGGCCCATACCCGCCGGGCTGATAAGCCTTGCCGGCGCCAGGACATACACGGTGGCGCTCTTTGCAGGCGGGCTTCTCGCCGCCGCCATGACGACGGCGCTCAGCTTTGCGATCGCTCTCGTAAACACGGTGGTCCTGATCGCGTACGCCGTCTGGCTGAAGCGGACGCCGGGCCTCGGGAACATCGCGGTCGCCTACCTGACGGCGAGCGTCTTCCTCTTTGGAGGGGCGTTTGCCGGGGTCGAGGGGCTCGTCCAGAACCTCTCGCTCGCGGCGATCACGTTCCTTGCGACCATTGCGCGGGAGGTCCTCAAAGACGCAGAGGACGTCGAGGGCGACGCCGTGGGGGGCGCACGCACCCTCCCCATGATCATCGGCGTCCGGGAGACCGGGTGGCTCGCGCTTGCCTGCGCCTGCGGTGCCGTGGTGGCGAGCCTCCTCCCGTCCGGGGACTGGTGGAGCCCCTTCTACCTCGTCGCCATCGCGGTCGTGGATGCCGTCATCCTCTTTGCGGCCTTCCGCGGGGCGAGATGCGCGACGCCGGCCTGTGTCCGGGCTTCAGGGGCGACCTCGATCCTGCGGGCGGGCATGTTCGCGGCGCTCGCGGTCTTTGCGGTTGCCGCGGTGATATAGGCCTGTTCTCTGTATCGACGCGACCTCTCGCGTTGGACGCGAAGCCGCGAAGAACGACCTCCCCGAAGGGGGGGAGTTTGAGCGCCGCCAGGTGTGAGGGGGGATCAGTAACTCCCTGCCGAGTTCACGTTCTTCGCGGGTCGCACCTCCGGTGCTCCCGCTTCGCTCCTGACGGCTTCTCACGCTCGCTACGCCCGCGGCTCGAAGCCTGGACGGTGCCTACACTAATCCGACCATTCTTCGCGCTCTTCGCGCCTTCGCGTGCGCCAACACTGCAGAGATGCCGATGTTGTCTTGCGTGAAGTTGCAGGGTGGCCGGCGGCCTTTTGCCGCTAAAAATCTATATTGCCCCGCACCGCGCCAAAAGCCTGTACTGATCATTTTATGTTGTCCGGGACAAAGTTATGATCGCGGGAGATCTTCATGAAAGTTTACCGGCACGGGGACACATATATAGCGCCGAAGGGTTCCTATTTCGACGGAAACGTGAAGATAGACGGGAATTTCATCGCCCCCCCGGAGACGCATATCTGGGGCAATATCGTCGTTGCCGGACGCCTCGAACTCGGCCCCTGCTCGACGGTCGGGGGCTCTGTCGAGGCGGAGAGCATCATCGTCGGCCGTGACGTCAGGATAAAAGGGCCGCTTCATGTCAGAACGACCGCCACCATCTGCGACAACGCCTGCCTCCGCTCGGTCCAGGCGGGAGGCAACATCACCCTCCGGCCGGGCGTCAGGGTCGGGGACGTCAACAGCGACGAGACGATCTTCGTCTACGGCAAGGTCACGAGCGAGCGCCTATTCGGCCGGGCCGTGAAGGTCTACGGCACCTGACGGGTGCTCGACGCCGAGCAGGGCGACGTCTCTCACCGTGGCCCAGTCCGCCATCGTCTCCACGCAGCCGTCCTTGAAGTTCACGACGCCCATGGGGACGATCCCGACGTGGTCGCACATCTCGATCCCGTCCTTCACCTCCATGAGGCAGCCGACACCGATGATCCCCCGCGGCCGGTATTTTTTGACTATCCGTTTGATGAACGTCGAGCCTGGAATGATGAAGACGCGGTAGCCGACGCTCTCCAGCCAGACAGTGTTCTCCCCGACCTGGCAGCGGCCGCAGTTCCGGCATTTCAGGCCTTCCGGCGTCAGGTGCGCCGGGCACTGGGCCGACCGCAGACAGTGGGGCAGAAAGACCGCCCGTTGCTCCACCGGGGTCTCCGAGAACGCCTTTGTGTTCATCGTGTTCCGGAGCGTTATGAAGAACGTGACGAGGTCCCGGTCGTCAAGGCCGAGGAGCTTGCAGAACGCCTTCACGAGCCCTTCGAGGAGGACCATCCCGGGGATCAGGATCCGGGGGAGGTAGAACTTCCCCCGGGTGATCGAGGCGGTGACGATGATGGCGAGGATTATTGCCGCAAGGAGCATCCCGAGAATGACGAAGAACGTGATCTCCCCGATGACGGTCATCAGCTGGATCCAGATCTCGGACTCAAAGAACATCATCGCCGGGATTCCTCTCCGGTTCTGATAAACCTGAACGATGCGGCATACGGGGGCCGGAGCACCCCTACCTCGGTGACGATGGCGTCGACGAGATCGAGCGGCGTGGCGTCGAAGGCGTAGTTGAGCACCTTCACGTCGTCGGGGGCGAGCTTTCTTTCGCCGCACCAGGCGAGTTCTTCCCGTCCCCGCTCCTCGACGGTGATCTCCGCCTCCCTCCGGGAGAGGTCGAACGTCGAGACCGGCGCCGCGACGTAGAATGGTATGCCGTGGTGGCGGGCGGCGACGGCGTGCATGTAGGTCCCGATCTTGTTGAAGACCGCGTCCTGCGTGATCCGGTCGGCGCCGACGATGACGAGATCGATCTTGCCCTTCCGCATCAGGTATGCGGCCGAGGAGTCGGGGATGAGGGTCACGTCGATCCCGTCCCGGGCAAGCTCCCAGCAGGTGAGCCGGGAACCCTGGTTCAGCGGCCGGGTCTCGCAGGAGATCACCCGGACGTTCTTGCCGGCCGCGACGGCTGAGCGGATCACGCCGAGCGCCGTTCCCCAGCACCGGCAGGCGAGCGCTCCCGCGTTGCAGTGGGTGAGCACCGTACAGTCGTCCGCAAAGAGTTCTGCGCCGAACCCGCCGAGCCTCCGGCAGGTCAGTTCGTCCTCTTCTGCGACGGCGTTCGCTTCCGCGACCGCGAGGGCCTTCGCCTCGTCGACCGATGCGGCCATCGCGATCTTTCTTATCGCCCGGTCGATCCCCCAGGCGAGGTTGACCGCGGTCGGGCGGGTGCTCTTGAGGAAATCTCCGGCCCGCCGGACCTCGTCCTGGAACCGGTCGAGGTCCGTTGCGGTGCTCCGGACGGCCGCGAGCGCCACGCCCATCGCCCCGGCGATGCCGAGGGCCGGGGCCCCCCGGATCTCGAGCCGCCGGATCGCCCGGGCGAGGTCCGTTGTGGTGGTGCACCGCATCACCTCATACCTGCCGGGGAGGAGGGTCTGGTCGATGTAGACGATGCTCCCGGTCTCCGCCTCCCACGCGACGGTGTAGGGCTCGCTCTCCGGCATGCTCACCCCGCCCTGATGACGTCGAGGTAGGCCCGCATCGCCGCTGCGCCGCCCATGGCGACCGAGTCGGGGATATCCCGCGGCGCGGTGGCCGTCCCCGCCACGTAGATCCCGGGCTTCACCGTGAGCACGGGGCCGACCTTCTGGTCGGCGACCCCGAAGAATCCCGACTCGTCCTGCGGGATGCCGAGCATCCGGGCGATCACCTCCGCCCCCCCGGCGGGTTCGAGCCCGACGGAGAGGACCACCAGGTCCGGGTGGAACGTCTCGACCTCGCCGGTCTCGGTGTTCTCTGCGGTCATCATCAGGTGGTCGTTTGCCGCGAGCACCTCGCCGGGGAACCCGCGGACGAACCGGACGCCGAGGTTCCTCGCCCGCTCGTAATACTCCTCGTAACCCTTCCCGTATGCCCTGACGTCGTTGTAGAAGACGGTGACCTCGATGCCCGGGTTCTTCTCGCGGATGAGCACCGCGTTCTTCATCGCGTACATGCAGCAGACGCCGGAGCAGTAGGGGCGGCCGGCGGCGATGTCGCGGGAGCCGACGCACTGGACAAACGCCACGCTCTGCGGGGGTTTGCCGTTCGAGAGCCGCTTCAACTTGCCGCCCGTGGGGCCGGACGCGTTGATCATCCGCTCGAACTCAAGGCTCGTGATGACGTCGGGGATGGTGAGGTAGCGGAGCTGCGTCTTGTTCCGGGCGTCGAACGTCGCATAACCGGTCGTGACGACGATGCTCGCCGCCTCGATCTCGATCAGCCGCTCCTCGTCCTCGCGGAGGATAGCCTCCCTCCCGCAGACGTCGTAGCAGAGGCCGCACTCGATGCAGTGCTCCTTGTCCTTGACGACGACGTCGGGGACCGCCTGGGCATGGGGCTTGTAGATCGCCTTTCGCACACCGATCCCGGCGTCGAACCGGTTGTAGACCTCGACCGGGCAGATCCGGGTGCAGTCGCCGCAGCCGTTGCACTCGTCCTCGACGATGTAGCGGGGGTGCTTCCTGACCCGGACGTGGAACCTGCCGACCTCCCCCTCGACCGACTCGACCTCGGCGCAGGTGTGGATCGTGATCTTCGGGTGCCGGGCCACCTCCACCATCTTCGGGGAGAGGATGCACATCGAGCAGTCATTGGTGGGGAACGTCTTGTCGAGCTGGGCCATGTGCCCGCCGATGGTCGGTTCGCGCTCGATGAGGTGGACGTGGATATCATGGCCGGCAAGGTCGAGCGCCGCCTGGATGCCCGCGACCCCGGCGCCGATGACGACGACCTCAGCCATGGCGGT containing:
- a CDS encoding class I SAM-dependent methyltransferase — translated: MLFLSAQESAEWSGLADEVLRNGTAPGTYDADIRPNLLSAFDYYTGTVLAAHGRAAEGIEWLNAAALEEERDLLSAGFLLGFLERHNGKLAMPTVAFADPRPFMHFAGVPMMREARKRFIAQCGNTLPQFDTPFSMMDIGCGDGGLTVSLLRRLQDTGKVSEIAEVLLIDSSPAMLTLAGKTVRDAFPDVRIKTVNNRIQDCSGSIDRRFDLAVSSLAYHHMPLEQKKIHLTQLKPWIDHFVLFEMDANNDTPEIYSPDLALSVYQSYGGVIDAVFSHDAPVDVAVACVDLFLMTEVLSFLTQPRGVRTDYHMLQSQWHALFTECLGPEFTPGCHSPCHADEQTTLFTMHYGREA
- a CDS encoding OBG GTPase family GTP-binding protein, translated to MSSVEEQIRELEDEIKNTPYNKATSKHIGRVKAKLAKIRDEAVVRAMASSGGGEGYSVKKSGDATVVLVGFPSVGKSTLLNRLTGSDISETAAYAFTTVSVIPGSMEHRGAKIQILDIPGLIAGAAMGKGRGKEVIAVVRSADLILVLVDVFNEKHVDVLLRELHDAGIRINRPKPDITIKKSGIGGIRLNTVGAVDLDIDEIRSILAESKIVNADVLIRNEVSQDDFIDAMIGNRVYVPAFIAVNKVDLVDEKTRATIEEELGERFGDAPIMVSAHSGYNIEDLKDAIFENLGFMRVYLKPVGGPADMDEPLIVRSPATVEDICNRLHRDFADKFRYAKVWGDSAKHDAQRVGLTHTLADGDVLTIVTRR
- a CDS encoding tRNA (guanine(10)-N(2))-dimethyltransferase, with translation MDIVEVTEGKTRFCVPRQDPNLQFPPGSGPVFYNSRMELNRDSTVLLLSVLRPENYLDAMGASGVRGLRVANEVGIPVTINDWSQRAVDLIRQNVEALSLGAEVTRGDANALMSERKFNAVDLDPFGTPAPFVDSAARSAGKYLFVTATDTAPLCGAHLKAGMRRYFSRPRNTEYHPEVGLRTLLGFVVREVIKYDRGVEPLFCYAHEHFHRLHLRIRDGAAAADRSLSRLGYVMQCPRCLYRSEQMGMLPEPEECPLCGAKLVPVGPLWTGRINDDATLSTMQEALPAVTARTGQRIARLLSTCRQELETSSHYDYHVVAKSLRVSPGSIETVIARLVARGYRASRAHYSGTALKTDAPLAVLKEVISGG
- a CDS encoding geranylgeranylglycerol-phosphate geranylgeranyltransferase, which encodes MSAAAFVRITRPHNAVVAGLTALIGYLVATGTLTPPTLLLAVAVGLITAAGNVINDVYDVEIDRINRPDRPIPAGLISLAGARTYTVALFAGGLLAAAMTTALSFAIALVNTVVLIAYAVWLKRTPGLGNIAVAYLTASVFLFGGAFAGVEGLVQNLSLAAITFLATIAREVLKDAEDVEGDAVGGARTLPMIIGVRETGWLALACACGAVVASLLPSGDWWSPFYLVAIAVVDAVILFAAFRGARCATPACVRASGATSILRAGMFAALAVFAVAAVI
- a CDS encoding bactofilin family protein; its protein translation is MKIDGNFIAPPETHIWGNIVVAGRLELGPCSTVGGSVEAESIIVGRDVRIKGPLHVRTTATICDNACLRSVQAGGNITLRPGVRVGDVNSDETIFVYGKVTSERLFGRAVKVYGT
- a CDS encoding DUF116 domain-containing protein gives rise to the protein MMFFESEIWIQLMTVIGEITFFVILGMLLAAIILAIIVTASITRGKFYLPRILIPGMVLLEGLVKAFCKLLGLDDRDLVTFFITLRNTMNTKAFSETPVEQRAVFLPHCLRSAQCPAHLTPEGLKCRNCGRCQVGENTVWLESVGYRVFIIPGSTFIKRIVKKYRPRGIIGVGCLMEVKDGIEMCDHVGIVPMGVVNFKDGCVETMADWATVRDVALLGVEHPSGAVDLHGPAE
- the mtnA gene encoding S-methyl-5-thioribose-1-phosphate isomerase, producing the protein MPESEPYTVAWEAETGSIVYIDQTLLPGRYEVMRCTTTTDLARAIRRLEIRGAPALGIAGAMGVALAAVRSTATDLDRFQDEVRRAGDFLKSTRPTAVNLAWGIDRAIRKIAMAASVDEAKALAVAEANAVAEEDELTCRRLGGFGAELFADDCTVLTHCNAGALACRCWGTALGVIRSAVAAGKNVRVISCETRPLNQGSRLTCWELARDGIDVTLIPDSSAAYLMRKGKIDLVIVGADRITQDAVFNKIGTYMHAVAARHHGIPFYVAAPVSTFDLSRREAEITVEERGREELAWCGERKLAPDDVKVLNYAFDATPLDLVDAIVTEVGVLRPPYAASFRFIRTGEESRR
- a CDS encoding CoB--CoM heterodisulfide reductase iron-sulfur subunit A family protein; the encoded protein is MAEVVVIGAGVAGIQAALDLAGHDIHVHLIEREPTIGGHMAQLDKTFPTNDCSMCILSPKMVEVARHPKITIHTCAEVESVEGEVGRFHVRVRKHPRYIVEDECNGCGDCTRICPVEVYNRFDAGIGVRKAIYKPHAQAVPDVVVKDKEHCIECGLCYDVCGREAILREDEERLIEIEAASIVVTTGYATFDARNKTQLRYLTIPDVITSLEFERMINASGPTGGKLKRLSNGKPPQSVAFVQCVGSRDIAAGRPYCSGVCCMYAMKNAVLIREKNPGIEVTVFYNDVRAYGKGYEEYYERARNLGVRFVRGFPGEVLAANDHLMMTAENTETGEVETFHPDLVVLSVGLEPAGGAEVIARMLGIPQDESGFFGVADQKVGPVLTVKPGIYVAGTATAPRDIPDSVAMGGAAAMRAYLDVIRAG